The following are encoded in a window of Citrobacter freundii genomic DNA:
- the gph gene encoding phosphoglycolate phosphatase, producing MDKFQDIRGVAFDLDGTLVDSAPGLAAAVDMALYALELPTAGEERVITWIGNGADVLMERALTWARLERATLRKTTGKPPIDDDIPAVEQVRILRKLFDRYYGDVAEEGTFLFPHVADTLGALHAKGLPVGLVTNKPTPFVAPLLNALDIAKYFSVVIGGDDVKNKKPHPDPLLLVASRMGIAPEKLLFVGDSRNDIQAAKAAGCPSVGLTYGYNYGEGIDLSQPDVIYDSINDLLPALGLPHSENQELKND from the coding sequence ATGGATAAATTTCAGGATATTCGGGGCGTAGCTTTTGACCTCGACGGTACGCTGGTTGATAGCGCGCCGGGATTAGCCGCCGCAGTGGATATGGCGCTGTACGCGCTGGAATTACCCACTGCAGGCGAAGAACGTGTGATTACCTGGATTGGTAATGGCGCGGATGTATTGATGGAGCGTGCACTCACCTGGGCTCGCCTTGAGCGCGCTACGCTGCGTAAAACGACGGGCAAACCGCCTATCGATGACGACATTCCTGCCGTTGAGCAGGTGCGTATTTTACGTAAGCTGTTTGACCGCTATTACGGTGATGTTGCCGAAGAAGGGACGTTCTTATTTCCCCACGTTGCCGATACGCTGGGCGCGCTGCATGCGAAAGGCCTGCCGGTAGGTCTGGTGACCAACAAGCCGACACCGTTTGTGGCACCGCTGCTTAACGCACTGGATATCGCCAAGTATTTTAGTGTGGTCATCGGCGGTGACGACGTGAAAAATAAAAAACCGCATCCCGATCCGCTGCTGCTAGTGGCCTCACGTATGGGGATTGCGCCTGAAAAATTGCTCTTTGTGGGTGATTCGCGCAATGATATTCAGGCGGCAAAAGCCGCTGGCTGTCCTTCGGTTGGTCTTACGTATGGGTATAACTACGGTGAAGGGATCGACCTCAGCCAGCCGGATGTAATATATGACAGCATTAATGACCTTCTGCCCGCACTCGGGCTTCCGCATAGCGAAAATCAGGAATTGAAAAATGACTAA
- the cysG gene encoding siroheme synthase CysG, with amino-acid sequence MDHLPIFCQLRDRDCLIVGGGDVAERKARLLLEAGARLTVNALAFIPQFTVWANEGMLTLVEGPFDEALLDSCWLAIAATDDDAVNLRVSNAAESRRIFCNVVDAPKAASFIMPSIIDRSPLMVAVSSGGTSPVLARLLRERLESVLPQHLGQVAQYAGQLRSRVKKQFASMGERRRFWEKLFVNDRLAQSLANDDRQAIEETTEQMLSEPLDHRGEVVLVGAGPGDAGLLTLKGLQQIQQADVVVYDRLVSDDIMNLVRRDADRIFVGKRAGYHCVPQEEINQILLNQAKQGKRVVRLKGGDPFIFGRGGEELETLCHEGIPFSVVPGITAASGCSAYSGIPLTHRDYAQSVRLVTGHLKTGGELDWENLAAEKQTLVFYMGLNQAATIQEKLIAFGMPADMPVALVENGTSVKQRVVNGVLTQLGELAQQVESPALIIVGRVVGLRDKLNWFSNH; translated from the coding sequence GTGGATCATTTGCCTATATTTTGTCAACTACGTGACCGCGACTGCTTGATCGTCGGCGGTGGTGATGTCGCAGAACGCAAAGCGCGGTTACTGCTGGAAGCAGGCGCCCGTTTAACGGTTAATGCGCTAGCGTTTATTCCACAGTTCACCGTATGGGCAAATGAAGGCATGCTGACGCTGGTTGAGGGGCCGTTTGACGAAGCCCTGCTCGACTCCTGCTGGCTGGCGATCGCCGCCACCGATGACGATGCCGTCAACCTTCGCGTCAGCAACGCAGCTGAATCACGTCGCATCTTCTGTAACGTGGTCGACGCCCCAAAAGCGGCCAGTTTCATCATGCCCTCCATTATTGACCGTTCACCACTGATGGTGGCGGTCTCCTCTGGCGGTACCTCTCCTGTACTGGCGCGACTGCTGCGTGAAAGGCTCGAATCCGTGTTGCCACAGCATCTGGGCCAGGTCGCGCAGTATGCAGGACAGCTGCGTTCCCGGGTGAAAAAGCAGTTCGCCAGTATGGGTGAACGTCGCCGCTTCTGGGAAAAGCTGTTTGTTAACGACAGGCTGGCGCAGTCTCTGGCAAACGACGATCGGCAGGCAATAGAAGAAACGACCGAGCAGATGCTCAGCGAACCGCTGGACCATCGTGGCGAAGTAGTGCTGGTTGGTGCCGGCCCAGGCGATGCCGGACTGCTGACGCTGAAAGGGCTACAACAGATCCAGCAGGCCGATGTCGTGGTGTATGACCGCCTGGTTTCCGATGACATCATGAACCTTGTTCGTCGCGATGCCGATCGTATTTTCGTCGGCAAGCGTGCGGGTTATCACTGCGTACCGCAGGAAGAGATCAACCAGATCCTGCTGAACCAGGCGAAACAGGGCAAACGCGTAGTGCGCCTGAAAGGCGGCGACCCGTTCATCTTTGGTCGCGGTGGCGAAGAGCTGGAAACCCTGTGCCACGAAGGTATCCCGTTCTCTGTTGTTCCCGGTATTACCGCGGCGTCCGGCTGTTCTGCCTATTCCGGCATTCCGCTGACGCATCGTGATTACGCCCAGAGCGTACGCCTGGTCACCGGACACCTGAAGACCGGCGGCGAGCTGGACTGGGAAAACCTGGCAGCAGAAAAACAGACGCTGGTGTTCTATATGGGGCTGAATCAGGCGGCCACTATCCAGGAAAAATTGATCGCGTTTGGGATGCCAGCAGACATGCCGGTTGCGCTGGTCGAAAACGGGACCTCCGTGAAACAGCGCGTTGTCAATGGTGTACTGACGCAACTCGGTGAACTGGCGCAACAGGTGGAAAGCCCGGCGCTGATCATTGTTGGTCGCGTGGTTGGCCTGCGCGATAAGCTGAACTGGTTCTCAAACCATTAA
- the tsgA gene encoding MFS transporter TsgA has product MTNSNRIKLTWISFLSYALTGALVIVTGMVMGNIADYFHLPVSSMSNTFTFLNAGILISIFLNAWLMEIVPLKTQLRFGFILMLLAVAGLMLTHSLALFSAAMFVLGVVSGITMSIGTFLVTQMYEGRQRGSRLLFTDSFFSMAGMIFPMVAAYLLARSIEWYWVYACIGLVYVAIFLLTFGCEFPALGKHAQQPETPVAKEKWGIGVLFLSIAALCYILGQLGFISWVPEYAKSLGMSLNDAGKLVSDFWMSYMVGMWAFSFILRFFDLQRILTVLAGLATVLMYLFITGTPEHMPWFILTLGFFSSAIYTTIITLGSQQTKVASPKLVNFVLTCGTIGTMLTFVVTGPIVAHSGPLAALQTANGLYAVVFVMCFILGFVTRHRQHNAPAVQ; this is encoded by the coding sequence ATGACTAACAGCAATCGTATCAAGCTCACATGGATCAGCTTTCTCTCCTACGCCCTGACAGGCGCGTTGGTTATTGTCACCGGGATGGTGATGGGAAACATCGCAGACTATTTCCATTTGCCCGTTTCCAGTATGAGTAACACCTTCACCTTTCTGAATGCCGGTATTCTGATCTCTATTTTTCTGAATGCGTGGCTGATGGAAATTGTCCCGTTGAAAACGCAGCTACGTTTTGGCTTTATTCTGATGCTGCTGGCTGTCGCCGGACTGATGCTCACGCATAGCCTGGCGCTGTTCTCCGCCGCCATGTTTGTGCTGGGGGTCGTCAGCGGGATCACCATGTCGATTGGTACTTTCCTGGTCACCCAGATGTATGAAGGTCGCCAGCGTGGATCTCGCCTGCTGTTTACAGATTCCTTCTTCAGCATGGCGGGCATGATTTTCCCGATGGTTGCCGCGTACCTGCTGGCGCGTAGCATCGAATGGTACTGGGTCTACGCCTGTATCGGCCTGGTGTACGTCGCCATTTTCCTGCTGACCTTTGGCTGTGAGTTCCCGGCGCTGGGTAAACACGCGCAGCAACCGGAAACACCGGTGGCGAAAGAGAAGTGGGGCATTGGTGTGCTGTTTTTGTCCATCGCCGCGCTGTGCTACATCCTCGGTCAGTTGGGTTTTATCTCCTGGGTGCCGGAATACGCCAAAAGCCTCGGCATGAGCCTGAACGATGCAGGTAAGCTGGTCAGCGATTTCTGGATGTCCTACATGGTGGGTATGTGGGCGTTTAGCTTTATCCTGCGCTTCTTTGATTTGCAGCGTATCCTGACCGTGCTGGCAGGACTGGCAACCGTATTGATGTATCTCTTCATCACCGGTACGCCAGAGCACATGCCGTGGTTCATTCTGACGCTGGGCTTCTTCTCCAGCGCCATTTATACCACCATTATCACCCTCGGCTCCCAGCAGACTAAAGTGGCCTCACCGAAGCTGGTTAACTTCGTCCTGACCTGCGGCACCATTGGGACCATGTTAACCTTCGTGGTGACCGGTCCGATCGTTGCCCACAGCGGTCCTCTGGCCGCACTACAAACCGCGAATGGCCTGTATGCTGTGGTATTCGTGATGTGCTTTATCCTTGGGTTTGTCACGCGTCATCGCCAGCATAACGCACCGGCTGTGCAGTAA
- the trpS gene encoding tryptophan--tRNA ligase gives MTKPIVFSGAQPSGELTIGNYMGALRQWVNMQDDYHCIYCIVDQHAITVRQDAQKLRNATLNTLALYLACGIDPEKSTIFVQSHVPEHAQLGWALNCYTYFGELSRMTQFKDKSSRYAENINAGLFDYPVLMAADILLYQTNLVPVGEDQKQHLELSRDVAQRFNALYGDIFKVPEPFIPKSGARVMSLLEPTKKMSKSDDNRNNVIGLLEDPKSVVKKIKRAMTDSDEPPVVRYDVQNKAGVANLLDILSAVTGKSIPELEQHFEGKMYGHLKGEVADAVSGMLTELQERYHRFRNDEAFLQQVMKDGAEKASARAAETLKAVYEAIGFVAKP, from the coding sequence ATGACTAAGCCCATCGTTTTTAGTGGCGCACAGCCCTCAGGTGAATTGACCATTGGCAACTATATGGGTGCGCTGCGTCAATGGGTAAACATGCAGGATGATTACCACTGCATCTACTGTATCGTGGACCAGCATGCTATCACCGTCCGCCAGGACGCGCAGAAGCTGCGTAATGCTACGCTGAATACGCTGGCGCTGTATCTGGCGTGTGGTATCGATCCTGAGAAAAGCACCATTTTCGTTCAGTCCCACGTGCCGGAACATGCACAGTTAGGCTGGGCGCTGAACTGCTACACCTATTTTGGTGAACTGAGCCGCATGACCCAGTTCAAAGATAAATCTTCCCGTTACGCTGAAAACATCAATGCCGGTCTGTTCGACTACCCGGTACTGATGGCAGCCGATATTCTACTGTACCAGACCAATCTGGTACCGGTAGGGGAAGATCAGAAACAGCACCTGGAACTGAGTCGTGACGTCGCCCAGCGTTTTAACGCACTGTATGGTGACATCTTCAAAGTGCCTGAGCCGTTTATTCCGAAATCCGGTGCGCGCGTGATGTCCCTGCTGGAACCGACGAAGAAAATGTCTAAGTCGGATGACAACCGCAATAACGTGATCGGCCTGTTGGAAGATCCGAAATCTGTGGTGAAGAAAATCAAACGCGCCATGACGGATTCCGATGAGCCGCCAGTTGTTCGTTACGATGTGCAGAATAAAGCGGGTGTTGCCAACTTGCTGGATATTCTCTCTGCCGTAACGGGTAAGAGCATCCCGGAACTGGAGCAGCACTTTGAAGGCAAGATGTATGGCCACCTGAAGGGTGAAGTTGCCGATGCCGTTTCCGGTATGTTGACTGAGCTTCAGGAACGTTACCACCGTTTCCGTAACGATGAAGCCTTCTTGCAGCAAGTGATGAAAGATGGTGCAGAAAAAGCCAGTGCGCGCGCAGCAGAAACACTGAAAGCGGTGTATGAAGCAATTGGATTTGTTGCGAAGCCGTAA
- a CDS encoding putative adenosine monophosphate-protein transferase Fic: MSDKFGDGRDPYLYPGLNVMRNRLGVHQAQRLAQAAYELTALRAATIGLGPLKRGLPHLCAIHRQLYQDIFDWAGHLREVDIYQGDTRFCHFAYIEKEGNALMQDLEDESWLVGLSADKFIDRLAHYYCEINVLHPFRIGSGLAQRIFFEQLAVHAGYMLSWEGIPVEEWNQANQSGAMGDLSALRAIFRKVVSEARETG; the protein is encoded by the coding sequence ATGAGCGATAAATTCGGTGATGGGCGCGATCCCTATTTGTATCCGGGCCTGAACGTGATGCGTAATCGTCTCGGGGTCCATCAGGCCCAGCGTCTGGCGCAGGCGGCCTACGAATTGACGGCGCTACGGGCGGCGACGATTGGGCTGGGCCCGCTAAAACGCGGTCTGCCGCATCTGTGCGCTATTCATCGCCAGCTCTATCAGGATATTTTTGACTGGGCGGGCCATCTGCGCGAGGTCGATATTTACCAGGGCGATACCCGCTTCTGCCACTTTGCTTATATCGAGAAAGAGGGCAACGCGCTGATGCAGGACCTGGAAGACGAGTCCTGGCTGGTGGGGCTGTCGGCGGATAAGTTTATCGACCGACTTGCGCATTATTATTGCGAAATTAATGTGCTACACCCATTTCGTATTGGCAGCGGTCTGGCCCAACGTATTTTCTTCGAACAGTTAGCGGTTCATGCCGGGTATATGCTCAGTTGGGAGGGTATCCCGGTCGAAGAGTGGAATCAGGCCAACCAGAGTGGTGCGATGGGCGACCTGTCGGCGCTGCGGGCGATATTTCGTAAAGTGGTAAGCGAAGCCCGAGAAACTGGGTAG
- a CDS encoding DUF4223 family protein, with product MKNMLKAAAVLLALSTLTACTGSVQNKNKTCDYDYFLHPAISISKIIGGCGDTAL from the coding sequence ATGAAAAACATGCTTAAAGCTGCTGCAGTACTGCTGGCTCTCTCCACATTGACTGCCTGCACCGGTAGCGTTCAGAACAAAAACAAGACCTGTGATTACGATTATTTTCTGCACCCAGCCATTTCTATTTCTAAAATCATTGGCGGCTGCGGTGACACTGCGCTGTAA
- the rpe gene encoding ribulose-phosphate 3-epimerase, producing MKQYLIAPSILSADFARLGEDTASVLAAGADVVHFDVMDNHYVPNLTIGPMVLKSLRKYGITAPIDVHLMVKPVDRIIPDFAAAGASIITFHPEASEHVDRTLQLIKENGCKAGLVFNPATPLSYLDYVMDKLDVILLMSVNPGFGGQSFIPQTLEKLREVRRRIDESGYDIRLEVDGGVKVNNIGEIAAAGADMFVAGSAIFDQPDYKKVIDEMRHELAKVSHG from the coding sequence ATGAAACAGTATTTGATTGCCCCCTCAATTCTGTCGGCTGATTTTGCCCGCCTGGGTGAGGACACCGCGAGCGTTCTGGCCGCCGGTGCCGATGTCGTGCACTTCGACGTCATGGACAACCATTATGTACCTAACCTGACTATCGGGCCGATGGTACTGAAATCGCTACGCAAATATGGGATTACCGCCCCTATTGATGTGCATCTGATGGTGAAGCCGGTTGACCGTATTATCCCGGACTTCGCTGCCGCTGGCGCCAGCATCATTACTTTTCACCCGGAAGCCTCCGAACACGTCGATCGCACCTTACAGCTGATCAAAGAGAATGGCTGTAAAGCGGGCCTGGTGTTCAACCCGGCCACGCCGCTGAGCTACCTGGACTACGTTATGGATAAGCTGGATGTGATCCTGCTGATGTCCGTTAACCCCGGTTTTGGCGGGCAATCTTTCATTCCGCAAACGCTGGAAAAACTGCGTGAAGTTCGCCGTCGTATTGATGAGTCTGGCTATGACATTCGCCTGGAAGTTGATGGCGGCGTTAAGGTGAACAATATCGGCGAAATCGCCGCAGCGGGTGCGGATATGTTTGTCGCAGGTTCCGCGATTTTCGACCAACCTGACTACAAAAAAGTCATTGATGAAATGCGCCATGAACTGGCGAAGGTAAGTCATGGATAA
- the ppiA gene encoding peptidylprolyl isomerase A: MLKSTLAAVAAVLALSALSPAALAAKGDPRVLLTTSAGNIELELNSQKAPVSVQNFVDYVNSGFYNNTTFHRVIPGFMVQGGGFTEQMQQKKPNPPIKNEADNGLRNTRGTIAMARTADKDSATSQFFINIADNAFLDHGQRDFGYAVFGKVVKGMDVADKIAQVPTHDVGPYQNVPSKPIVILSAKVLP, from the coding sequence ATGCTCAAATCGACTCTGGCGGCTGTTGCAGCTGTTCTCGCTCTTTCTGCCCTCTCTCCCGCAGCACTGGCAGCGAAAGGTGACCCACGTGTACTGCTGACGACCTCTGCTGGTAACATTGAGCTGGAGCTGAACAGCCAAAAGGCCCCGGTTTCAGTGCAAAACTTTGTCGATTATGTAAATAGTGGTTTCTATAACAACACCACGTTTCACCGTGTGATCCCTGGGTTTATGGTACAGGGCGGCGGTTTTACCGAGCAGATGCAGCAGAAGAAACCTAACCCGCCTATCAAAAATGAAGCCGATAACGGGCTGCGCAATACCCGTGGCACCATTGCCATGGCGCGGACCGCAGACAAAGACAGCGCGACCAGCCAGTTCTTTATCAACATTGCGGACAACGCTTTCCTCGATCACGGCCAGCGTGACTTCGGCTATGCCGTTTTTGGTAAAGTGGTGAAGGGGATGGATGTCGCGGATAAGATAGCTCAGGTACCGACCCACGACGTCGGCCCTTACCAGAACGTTCCGTCCAAACCGATTGTTATCCTGTCTGCGAAAGTCCTGCCGTAA
- the nirD gene encoding nitrite reductase small subunit NirD, with the protein MSQWKNICKIDDILPATGVCALLGKEQVAIFRPYHSDQVFAISNIDPFFQSSVLSRGIIAEHQGELWVASPLKKQRFRLSDGLCMEDESHSVAHYEARVKDGMVQLRG; encoded by the coding sequence ATGAGCCAGTGGAAAAACATCTGCAAAATCGATGACATTCTGCCTGCAACAGGCGTCTGCGCCCTGTTAGGTAAAGAGCAAGTCGCGATTTTCCGTCCTTATCACAGCGACCAGGTGTTTGCGATCAGCAACATCGACCCGTTCTTCCAGTCCAGCGTACTTTCACGCGGGATTATTGCTGAGCACCAGGGCGAGCTATGGGTTGCCAGCCCGCTGAAAAAACAGCGCTTCCGCCTCAGCGACGGTCTGTGCATGGAGGACGAAAGTCATTCCGTGGCGCACTACGAAGCCCGGGTGAAAGACGGCATGGTGCAGTTGCGCGGTTAG
- a CDS encoding YhfG family protein, producing MKKLTDKQKSCLWEQLRNGNFQASRRLEGVEIPRVTLSAEDALARLEELRRHYER from the coding sequence GTGAAAAAACTCACCGATAAACAAAAGTCCTGTCTTTGGGAGCAGCTGCGAAACGGCAATTTCCAGGCTAGTCGACGTCTGGAAGGCGTGGAGATTCCACGGGTTACGCTGAGCGCTGAAGATGCCCTGGCGCGACTTGAAGAATTGAGGAGGCACTATGAGCGATAA
- the nirB gene encoding NADPH-nitrite reductase large subunit, producing the protein MSKVRLAIIGNGMVGHRFIEDLLDKSDADKFDITVFCEEPRKAYDRVHLSSYFSHHTAEELSLVREGFYEKHGVKVLVGERAITINRQEKVIHSSAGRTVYYDKLIMATGSYPWIPPIKGSETQDCFVYRTIEDLNAIESCARRSKRGAVVGGGLLGLEAAGALKSLGVETHVIEFAPMLMAEQLDQMGGEQLRRKIESMGVRVHTSKNTKEIVQQGTEARKTMRFADGSELEVDFIVFSTGIRPRDKLATQCGLDVAQRGGIVINDACQTSDPDIYAIGECASWNDRVYGLVAPGYKMAQVAVDHILGSKNAFEGADLSAKLKLLGVDVGGIGDAHARTPGARSYVYLDESKEVYKRLIVSEDNKTLLGAVLVGDTSDYGNLLQLVLNAIELPENPDSLILPAHSGSGKPSIGVDKLPDSAQICSCFDVTKGMLVAAINKGCHTVAALKAETKAGTGCGGCIPLVTQVLNAELAKQGIEVNNNLCDHFPYSRQELFHLIRVEGIKTFEELLAKHGKGYGCEVCKPTVGSLLASCWNEYILKPQHTPLQDTNDNFLANIQKDGTYSVIPRSAGGEITPEGLVAVGRIAREFNLYTKITGSQRIGLFGAQKDDLPEIWRQLIEAGFETGHAYAKALRMAKTCVGSTWCRYGVGDSVGFGVELENRYKGIRTPHKMKFGVSGCTRECAEAQGKDVGIIATEKGWNLYVCGNGGMKPRHADLLAADLDRETLMKYLDRFMMFYIRTADKLTRTAPWLDNLEGGIEYLKSVIIDDKLGLNEHLEEEMARLREAVVCEWTETVNTPSAQVRFKHFINSDKRDPNVQVVPEREQHRPATPYERIPVTLVEENA; encoded by the coding sequence ATGAGCAAAGTCAGACTCGCTATTATCGGTAATGGTATGGTCGGCCATCGCTTTATTGAGGATCTTCTTGATAAATCCGATGCGGACAAGTTTGATATTACCGTCTTCTGTGAAGAACCCCGCAAAGCATACGACCGCGTACACCTGTCTTCTTACTTCTCTCACCACACTGCTGAAGAGCTGTCTCTGGTGCGTGAAGGCTTCTACGAGAAGCACGGCGTGAAGGTATTAGTCGGCGAACGCGCGATTACCATCAACCGCCAGGAGAAGGTGATCCACTCCAGCGCTGGTCGTACGGTTTATTACGATAAACTGATCATGGCAACCGGCTCCTACCCGTGGATCCCGCCAATTAAAGGTTCGGAAACGCAGGACTGTTTCGTTTACCGTACTATTGAAGACCTCAACGCCATTGAGTCTTGCGCTCGTCGCAGTAAACGCGGCGCCGTTGTCGGTGGTGGCCTGCTGGGTCTGGAAGCCGCAGGTGCCCTGAAAAGCTTAGGCGTTGAAACCCACGTGATTGAATTCGCCCCGATGCTGATGGCTGAACAGCTGGATCAGATGGGTGGCGAGCAGTTACGTCGCAAAATTGAAAGCATGGGCGTGCGTGTGCACACCAGCAAAAATACCAAAGAGATCGTCCAGCAAGGCACTGAAGCGCGTAAAACCATGCGCTTTGCCGACGGCAGCGAACTGGAAGTCGACTTCATTGTCTTCTCCACCGGTATTCGCCCGCGCGACAAACTGGCAACCCAGTGCGGCCTTGATGTGGCACAGCGTGGCGGTATCGTGATCAACGACGCCTGCCAGACCTCTGACCCGGATATCTACGCTATCGGCGAATGCGCCAGCTGGAACGACCGCGTTTATGGACTGGTCGCACCGGGGTACAAAATGGCGCAGGTCGCCGTTGACCATATTCTCGGTAGCAAAAACGCGTTCGAAGGCGCAGACCTGAGCGCCAAGCTGAAACTGCTGGGCGTAGATGTCGGCGGTATCGGCGACGCACATGCGCGTACACCGGGCGCCCGTAGCTACGTTTACCTCGACGAAAGTAAAGAAGTCTACAAACGCCTGATCGTCAGCGAAGATAACAAAACGCTGCTGGGCGCGGTTCTGGTGGGTGACACCAGCGATTACGGCAACCTGCTGCAGCTGGTGCTGAACGCCATCGAACTGCCGGAAAACCCGGACTCACTGATCCTGCCAGCACACTCAGGCAGCGGTAAGCCGTCCATCGGCGTGGATAAACTGCCGGACAGCGCGCAGATTTGTTCCTGCTTCGACGTCACCAAAGGCATGCTGGTTGCCGCCATTAACAAAGGCTGCCACACCGTTGCAGCGCTGAAAGCCGAAACCAAAGCCGGTACTGGCTGCGGTGGTTGTATTCCGCTGGTTACCCAGGTGCTGAATGCCGAACTGGCGAAACAGGGCATCGAAGTCAACAACAACCTGTGCGATCACTTCCCGTACTCACGTCAGGAACTGTTCCATCTCATCCGCGTGGAAGGCATTAAAACCTTCGAGGAATTGCTGGCGAAACACGGTAAAGGTTACGGCTGCGAAGTATGTAAACCAACCGTCGGTTCCCTGCTGGCCTCCTGCTGGAATGAATACATCCTCAAGCCGCAGCACACGCCGCTGCAGGATACCAACGACAACTTCCTGGCCAACATCCAGAAAGACGGTACCTACTCCGTTATCCCACGCTCTGCCGGTGGCGAAATTACCCCGGAAGGTCTGGTTGCCGTGGGCCGTATCGCTCGTGAGTTCAATCTGTACACCAAGATCACCGGTTCTCAGCGTATTGGTCTGTTCGGCGCGCAAAAAGATGACCTGCCGGAAATCTGGCGTCAGTTGATTGAAGCGGGCTTCGAAACCGGTCATGCGTATGCTAAAGCGCTGCGTATGGCGAAAACCTGCGTGGGTAGCACCTGGTGCCGTTATGGTGTCGGCGATAGCGTAGGCTTCGGCGTTGAGCTTGAAAACCGCTACAAGGGCATTCGTACCCCGCACAAAATGAAGTTTGGCGTCTCTGGCTGTACCCGTGAGTGCGCAGAAGCCCAAGGTAAAGACGTGGGTATCATCGCCACTGAAAAAGGCTGGAACCTGTACGTCTGTGGTAACGGCGGGATGAAACCACGCCATGCGGATCTACTGGCAGCGGATCTCGACCGTGAAACGCTGATGAAATACCTTGACCGCTTCATGATGTTCTACATCCGTACTGCGGACAAACTGACCCGTACCGCACCGTGGTTAGATAACCTGGAAGGCGGCATCGAGTATCTGAAGTCTGTCATCATCGACGACAAACTGGGCCTGAACGAGCATCTGGAAGAAGAGATGGCGCGTCTGCGTGAAGCCGTCGTATGCGAGTGGACAGAAACCGTCAACACGCCGTCCGCGCAGGTTCGCTTCAAGCACTTTATCAACAGCGATAAACGCGATCCGAATGTCCAGGTTGTGCCTGAACGTGAACAACATCGCCCGGCCACGCCGTATGAGCGTATCCCGGTCACTCTGGTGGAGGAAAACGCATGA
- the nirC gene encoding nitrite transporter NirC translates to MFTDTINKCAANAARIARLSANNPIGFWVSSAMAGAYVGLGIILIFTLGNLLDPSVRPLVMGATFGIALTLVIIAGSELFTGHTMFLTLGVKAGTISHGQMWAILPQTWLGNLLGSVFVALLYSWGGGSLLPVDTSIVHSVALAKTTAPASVLFFKGALCNWLVCLAIWMAIRTEGAAKFLAIWWCLLAFIASGYEHSVANMTLFALSWFGHHSDAYTLSGIGHNLLWVTLGNTLSGVVFMGLGYWYATPKSERPVPAKINQTEAAANN, encoded by the coding sequence ATGTTTACAGACACTATCAATAAGTGTGCGGCTAACGCTGCGCGCATTGCACGCCTGTCGGCCAACAACCCAATCGGTTTCTGGGTCAGTTCCGCTATGGCTGGCGCTTATGTCGGTCTCGGCATCATTCTTATTTTCACTCTCGGCAATCTGCTTGATCCATCCGTACGCCCTCTGGTGATGGGTGCAACCTTTGGTATTGCCTTAACGCTGGTGATTATTGCCGGTTCAGAGCTGTTTACCGGGCACACCATGTTCCTGACGCTTGGCGTCAAAGCGGGCACCATCAGCCACGGTCAGATGTGGGCCATTCTGCCGCAAACCTGGCTGGGAAATCTGCTCGGTTCCGTGTTCGTCGCCCTGCTGTACAGCTGGGGTGGCGGTAGCCTGCTGCCGGTCGATACCAGCATCGTACATAGCGTTGCCCTGGCGAAAACCACAGCCCCTGCCAGCGTACTGTTCTTTAAAGGTGCGTTGTGTAACTGGTTGGTTTGCCTGGCAATCTGGATGGCGATCCGTACTGAAGGTGCGGCGAAGTTCCTCGCCATCTGGTGGTGCCTGCTGGCGTTTATCGCTTCTGGCTATGAACACTCCGTTGCCAACATGACGCTATTTGCGCTCTCCTGGTTCGGTCATCACAGCGATGCCTATACCTTGTCCGGAATTGGCCATAACCTGCTGTGGGTGACACTCGGTAATACTTTGTCCGGTGTCGTATTCATGGGGTTGGGTTATTGGTATGCTACGCCAAAATCGGAGCGTCCCGTTCCGGCAAAAATCAACCAAACTGAGGCTGCTGCCAATAATTAA